One window from the genome of Asterias rubens chromosome 11, eAstRub1.3, whole genome shotgun sequence encodes:
- the LOC117296792 gene encoding exportin-4-like — translation MHKDDQQYMEAYDKLLECWLTLLENSSKFPDGFFKAHATQIFNLHLQCHLAAPDGLRNQREDGVTAEDDDDINEVEEDDRELFEDQLGSIGALGRAVPEHSLPLLSKILEDRVACLQSHLLKLQHHKTGVASTHNMDLDMKKLHRLYEDLHWLLLITGFILANESKGETPMIPPAIMKFSIAESSHVDVQKTLHALTSSVNITQPFLVDDKVDKVVRLTSVVLRLAEVERQASSDLAEVLSPQVGRSVVWCLRRWLLPYLLLHEKYYSEISLPINTAFGQDSQGGQWVVDRLLQKVLTNLIVWSSEHELAKDTIDLMVSIVDRKDKAIPATRSESYWLLAKLHSSKPSKLDALSLDVRACLMQALVMAGSCIADNTPERQRFENEILHPVQHSFQELLHGKDFSSVALEEDVKSQVAHLLSLLKGVIVGTQVNRASDLFNFCLPMLRDSVSLLRIYHNYSDIVEQVLEVFVEVAMHQLCFLTQAESMKMYEVSLALLQAYSEVNRGRISVEALAEEEQYRDLSLMMELLSSLFSRDMFVFLDDEDVNSAIESSDIVLHGLNIVVPLMNESLLKFPILCSEYFKLITFICELFPNKIALLAESLFNNFMASVEVGLTEYGSDVTKMCLDGLSTLASHCIDTELKDGALFRAMEHFTEVVFKVVLMQTFDMDLMSAASEALYTLICCHQAKYTKLVNVLLSSQSDPSICQRLAEAFSKLTPTAEPLQLVRKSKVQFLSRLETFLFNVRGFLCIK, via the exons atGCACAAGGATGACCAGCAATACATGGAAGCGTACGACAAGCTTCTAGAATGCTGGCTGACCCTCCTAGAAAACTCCTCCAAATTCCCGGATGGATTCTTCAAGGCCCACGCCACTCAGATATTCAATCTACACCTACAGTGTCATCTGGCTGCCCCTGATGGACTCAGAAACCAG AGGGAAGACGGCGTGACGGctgaagatgatgatgacatcaatGAGGTAGAGGAGGACGATAGGGAACTATTTGAAGACCAACTGGGAAGCATTGGGGCCTTGGGGCGGGCCGTCCCTGAACACAGCTTACCACTCCTCTCAAA GATCCTGGAGGACAGAGTGGCCTGTCTACAGTCTCACTTACTGAAGTTACAGCATCACAAGACCGGGGTGGCATCCACTCACAACATGGACTTAGACATGAAGAAACTACATAGGTTGTATGAGGACCTGCATTGGCTGCTCCTCATTACAG GTTTCATCTTAGCCAACGAGTCCAAGGGTGAGACGCCCATGATACCTCCAGCCATCATGAAGTTCTCCATCGCAGAATCCTCTCACGTTGATGTGCAGAAGACTCTACATGCACTGACATCCTCAGTCAATATTACCCAGCCGTTCCTAGTAGACGATAAAGTAGATAAAGTAGTCAG GTTAACATCAGTAGTCCTTCGTTTAGCGGAGGTGGAGAGGCAAGCTTCTTCAGATCTAGCTGAGGTTCTCAGTCCCCAGGTCGGCCGTAGTGTAGTGTGGTGTTTAAGACGATGGCTCTTACCGTATCTACTATTACACGAGAAGTATTACTCGGAG ATAAGTCTTCCGATAAACACAGCTTTTGGTCAGGATTCTCAGGGTGGTCAGTGGGTTGTTGACCGCCTGCTGCAGAAAGTCCTGACCAACCTCATCGTGTGGTCATCTGAACATGAGCTCGCTAAAGACACTATTGATCTCATGGTTTCCATCGTCGATAGGAAAGACAA GGCAATTCCAGCCACAAGATCTGAAAGCTACTGGCTGCTCGCCAAGCTGCACTCTTCAAAGCCATCCAAGCTGGATGCCTTGTCTCTTGATGTTCGTGCATGTCTTATGCAAGCCCTCGTCATGGCTGGGTCATGTATAGCGGACAATACACCAGAGAGACAACGGTTTGAAAACgag ATTCTGCACCCAGTCCAACACTCATTCCAGGAGCTCCTCCACGGCAAGGATTTCTCCAGTGTCGCTCTGGAGGAAGACGTCAAGTCCCAAGTTGCCCACCTCTTGTCCCTCCTGAAAGGGGTCATTGTGGGCACTCAGGTCAACCGAGCCAGCGACCTCTTCAATTTCTGCCTGCCCATGCTGCGGGACAGCGTTTCCCTACTGCGGATTTACCACAACTACTCTGATATTGTGGAGCAGGTTCTGGAGGTGTTTGTCGAAGTCGCCATGCACCAGCTCTGCTTCCTGACTCAG GCAGAGTCAATGAAGATGTATGAGGTATCCCTAGCGTTACTCCAGGCCTACTCTGAGGTCAATCGAGGAAGGATAAGCGTAGAGGCCCTGGCCGAGGAGGAACAATACAGAGACCTCTCCCTTATGATGGAACTTCTTTCAAGCCTCTTCTCTAGAGATATGTTTGTCTTCCTCGATGACG AGGATGTGAATAGTGCAATAGAGTCATCTGATATCGTTCTGCATGGTCTCAACATAGTTGTGCCTCTCATGAATGAGAGCTTATTAAAG TTTCCTATTCTGTGCTCCGAGTACTTCAAACTCATCACCTTCATCTGTGAACTCTTCCCGAACAAGATCGCGCTGCTGGCGGAATCGTTGTTTAACAACTTCATGGCATCGGTGGAGGTTGGGCTGACGGAGTACGGGTCTGACGTGACTAAGATGTGCTTGGATGGACTGTCTACCCTGGCCTCCCACTGCATCGACACCGAACTCAAAGACGGCGCTCTGTTTAGGGCGATGGAACACTTTACCGAG GTTGTATTCAAGGTGGTGTTAATGCAGACATTTGATATGGATCTAATGTCAGCAGCATCGGAGGCACTGTACACTCTCATCTGCTGCCATCAG GCAAAGTACACCAAACTCGTCAACGTGCTTCTGAGCAGCCAATCAGATCCTTCCATCTGTCAGCGTTTGGCTGAGGCCTTCAGCAAGCTGACGCCCACAGCAGAGCCCTTGCAATTGGTCAGAAAGAGCAAAGTGCAATTCTTGAGCAGACTGGAGACGTTTCTATTCAACGTGCGAGGATTCCTGTGCATAAAGTGA